In one Uloborus diversus isolate 005 unplaced genomic scaffold, Udiv.v.3.1 scaffold_12, whole genome shotgun sequence genomic region, the following are encoded:
- the LOC129232380 gene encoding ankyrin repeat and protein kinase domain-containing protein 1-like — protein MSSGTASETDSQLPAADGGTKRQSENSEDEPPRKRQQMTGGSHQAETDEYGWTELHRAAFEGDVEKIRELLALGFDTCARDKEGGTALHLAIRSRKEAAALLLVDADSCNIRDRSNLTPLHVAAMIGCARVLRALVAAGGNMRLQNVGSRTPLHHAVSWGCRAAAEFLADVDGTNDVRDAVGMTPLRITAAFGYTSIVKKLLFSGVCPYSRGAGGEYVLRNSLREGSEDISKVILAMCAWRGIDINWNKMRVPTDKVQWCNEVLSECYAEIKRMKNTKLDGMNVSYHELGMKHVSKISPRLANEVKRQVLRCDRATADFPYYVELMAFKVKQAEERRVLADRFLECFSVLARKWPPLPRTCTDIVLLCLSEQDMRNFICATKLRARTPVKVINSMKSV, from the coding sequence GAAACGTCAGCAGATGACCGGAGGCTCTCATCAGGCTGAAACGGATGAATACGGATGGACAGAGTTGCACAGGGCAGCATTTGAAGGAGATGTGGAGAAAATACGGGAGCTGCTGGCCCTAGGCTTCGACACCTGTGCCCGAGATAAAGAAGGAGGGACGGCCCTTCACCTGGCAATAAGGTCGAGAAAGGAGGCTGCTGCACTGCTCCTCGTGGATGCTGACAGCTGCAACATCCGGGATAGAAGTAATTTGACTCCTCTGCACGTTGCCGCGATGATAGGATGCGCGAGGGTTTTGAGAGCGCTCGTTGCTGCAGGAGGAAACATGCGTCTCCAAAATGTGGGCTCCCGGACCCCCCTTCACCATGCTGTGAGTTGGGGGTGTAGGGCTGCAGCCGAGTTTCTGGCGGACGTCGACGGCACGAATGACGTCCGAGATGCAGTCGGGATGACCCCTCTCCGTATTACTGCGGCGTTTGGATACACCAGCATCGTTAAGAAGCTGTTGTTCAGCGGGGTGTGTCCCTATTCAAGGGGTGCAGGAGGTGAGTACGTTCTGCGAAATAGCCTGAGGGAAGGAAGTGAAGACATCTCGAAAGTGATTCTGGCCATGTGTGCCTGGAGGGGCATCGACATAAACTGGAACAAGATGAGGGTTCCCACGGACAAGGTGCAGTGGTGCAACGAGGTGCTCTCGGAGTGTTACGCCGAGATAAAGCGGATGAAGAACACCAAGCTGGATGGGATGAACGTGTCTTATCATGAGCTGGGGATGAAACACGTGAGCAAGATCTCGCCGAGACTCGCAAATGAAGTTAAGCGACAGGTTTTGCGCTGTGATCGGGCGACGGCGGACTTCCCGTACTACGTCGAGCTGATGGCTTTCAAAGTGAAGCAGGCCGAGGAGAGGAGAGTCCTCGCCGATCGGTTTCTGGAGTGTTTCTCCGTCCTGGCCCGAAAGTGGCCTCCTCTGCCTCGCACCTGCACGGACATTGTGTTGCTCTGTCTCAGTGAACAAGACATGAGAAATTTCATCTGTGCTACCAAATTACGGGCTAGAACACCTGTTAAAGTGATAAACAGTATGAAATCTGTTTAA